A stretch of Candidatus Bathyarchaeia archaeon DNA encodes these proteins:
- a CDS encoding 30S ribosomal protein S8, which translates to MNMDTIANGLTTIYNNELRRKKECYIMPASKLLGNVLRVMQMHGYIGEFEFIDDGRTGKFRVQLLGRINKCGAIRPRYSFKVKDIEKWEKNYLPARDIGILVVSTPEGVMSHLEVRKKGIGGKLLAYVY; encoded by the coding sequence ATGAACATGGATACTATAGCGAATGGCTTAACCACGATTTACAATAATGAGTTGAGGCGAAAAAAGGAATGCTATATAATGCCAGCTTCTAAGCTACTGGGTAATGTTCTCAGGGTTATGCAGATGCATGGCTACATTGGCGAGTTTGAGTTTATTGATGATGGTAGAACCGGGAAGTTTAGGGTTCAGCTTTTAGGCAGGATAAATAAGTGTGGAGCCATAAGGCCCAGATACTCTTTTAAGGTTAAAGATATTGAGAAGTGGGAGAAAAATTATCTCCCTGCTAGGGATATTGGGATTTTGGTGGTTTCTACGCCGGAGGGCGTCATGTCCCATCTAGAGGTGAGGAAAAAGGGTATCGGAGGAAAACTTTTAGCTTACGTTTACTGA
- a CDS encoding 30S ribosomal protein S14, producing MSEKNQRKVRKIGKGSRPCRRCGSYGPIIRKYGLMLCRQCFREVAEKLGFKKYN from the coding sequence ATGAGCGAGAAAAATCAGAGGAAAGTAAGGAAAATTGGTAAGGGTAGCAGGCCGTGTAGGAGATGCGGATCCTACGGGCCAATTATAAGAAAGTATGGTTTAATGCTCTGCCGCCAATGTTTTAGAGAGGTGGCTGAAAAGCTAGGCTTCAAGAAGTATAATTAG
- a CDS encoding 50S ribosomal protein L6, with translation MQVQEIEEVKRETRKVKIPEGVKVSVNKMLVEVSGPLGHLSRDFSGYPVSISVVGDEVEVSALWPKRREKAHVGTVAAHIRNMIRGVTKGFTYKLKVVYAHFPVSVKVSGDKVLIENFMGERTPRVAKIVGKAKVTVKGDDVIVQGINLEEVSQTAANIEQATRIKDRDPRRFLDGIYVYERLEGLVA, from the coding sequence ATGCAGGTACAGGAGATTGAAGAGGTTAAGAGGGAGACTAGAAAAGTTAAGATTCCAGAAGGGGTTAAGGTAAGCGTAAACAAGATGCTAGTGGAAGTAAGCGGGCCGTTAGGTCATCTCTCCAGAGACTTTTCAGGCTATCCAGTGTCGATAAGTGTTGTAGGAGATGAGGTTGAGGTCTCAGCCCTCTGGCCTAAAAGGAGGGAGAAAGCCCATGTTGGAACAGTTGCCGCACATATTAGAAATATGATTAGGGGCGTAACAAAGGGCTTCACCTATAAACTTAAAGTTGTCTACGCTCACTTTCCAGTATCCGTAAAGGTTAGCGGAGACAAAGTTTTAATAGAGAACTTTATGGGTGAGAGAACCCCAAGGGTTGCGAAGATAGTTGGTAAAGCTAAGGTTACTGTTAAGGGAGACGATGTGATTGTTCAGGGAATAAATCTGGAGGAGGTTAGCCAAACAGCTGCCAACATAGAGCAGGCGACAAGAATAAAAGATAGAGACCCGCGTAGATTTTTAGACGGCATATATGTTTATGAGAGGCTGGAGGGTTTAGTTGCTTGA